A genome region from Bacteroides stercoris ATCC 43183 includes the following:
- the rplA gene encoding 50S ribosomal protein L1, which produces MSKLTKNQKLAAEKIEAGKAYSLKEAAQLVKEITFTKFDASLDIDVRLGVDPRKANQMVRGVVSLPHGTGKVTRVLVLCTPDAEAAAKEAGADYVGLDEYIEKIKGGWTDIDVIITMPSIMGKIGALGRVLGPRGLMPNPKSGTVTMDVAKAVKEVKQGKIDFKVDKSGIVHTSIGKVSFSADQIRDNAKEFISTLNKLKPTAAKGTYIKSIYLSSTMSAGIKIDPKSVEEI; this is translated from the coding sequence ATGAGTAAACTGACAAAAAATCAAAAGTTGGCTGCAGAAAAAATTGAAGCAGGGAAAGCATACTCTCTCAAAGAAGCTGCTCAATTGGTAAAGGAAATTACTTTTACTAAGTTCGACGCTTCTCTGGATATCGACGTACGTTTGGGCGTTGACCCGCGTAAGGCTAACCAGATGGTGAGAGGTGTTGTATCACTTCCTCACGGTACTGGTAAAGTTACACGCGTTTTGGTGCTTTGTACACCGGATGCTGAAGCTGCTGCAAAAGAAGCCGGAGCTGACTATGTTGGTCTTGACGAATATATTGAAAAGATCAAAGGTGGATGGACTGATATTGATGTAATCATCACTATGCCGTCTATCATGGGTAAGATTGGTGCGCTCGGTCGTGTACTCGGTCCTCGTGGATTGATGCCGAATCCGAAGAGTGGCACTGTGACTATGGATGTTGCTAAAGCTGTAAAAGAAGTAAAACAAGGTAAAATCGACTTTAAAGTTGACAAGAGCGGTATCGTTCATACTTCTATCGGTAAAGTTTCATTTAGTGCTGATCAAATTCGCGACAATGCGAAAGAATTCATCTCTACTTTGAATAAATTGAAACCGACCGCAGCCAAGGGTACATATATCAAGAGTATTTATCTTTCTAGCACGATGAGTGCGGGTATCAAGATTGACCCGAAATCTGTAGAAGAAATCTAA
- the rplK gene encoding 50S ribosomal protein L11: protein MAKEVAGLIKLQIKGGAANPSPPVGPALGSKGINIMEFCKQFNARTQDKAGKILPVIITYYADKSFDFVIKTPPVAIQLLEVAKVKSGSAEPNRKKVAEITWEQVRTIAQDKMVDLNCFTVEAAMKMVAGTARSMGIAVKGEFPVNN, encoded by the coding sequence ATGGCTAAAGAAGTTGCTGGACTAATCAAATTACAGATTAAAGGAGGCGCGGCAAATCCATCACCTCCCGTTGGACCTGCTCTGGGTTCTAAGGGAATCAACATCATGGAGTTTTGCAAGCAATTCAACGCCAGAACCCAAGACAAAGCAGGAAAAATTCTTCCTGTGATTATCACTTACTACGCAGACAAGTCTTTCGATTTTGTAATCAAGACTCCTCCCGTTGCTATTCAATTACTTGAAGTAGCTAAGGTAAAGAGTGGTTCTGCTGAGCCTAACCGTAAGAAAGTTGCCGAGATTACTTGGGAACAGGTTCGTACGATTGCTCAGGACAAGATGGTTGACTTAAACTGTTTCACTGTAGAAGCTGCCATGAAGATGGTTGCTGGTACAGCTCGTAGTATGGGTATCGCTGTAAAAGGGGAGTTCCCGGTTAATAACTAA
- the nusG gene encoding transcription termination/antitermination protein NusG, producing the protein MSEIEKKWYVLRAISGKETKVKEYLEADIKNSDLGDYVSQVLIPTEKVYQVRNGKKIVKERSYLPGYVLVEAALVGEVAHHLRNTPNVIGFLGGSEKPVPLRQSEVNRILGTVDELQDAGEELNIPYVVGETVKVNYGPFSGFSGIIEEVNTEKKKLKVMVKIFGRKTPLELGFMQVEKE; encoded by the coding sequence ATGTCTGAGATTGAAAAGAAATGGTACGTTTTGCGTGCTATTAGCGGTAAAGAAACTAAGGTAAAGGAATATCTTGAAGCTGATATCAAAAACAGCGACCTTGGTGATTATGTGTCTCAGGTATTGATTCCTACCGAAAAGGTATATCAGGTTCGCAATGGTAAGAAAATTGTGAAAGAGAGAAGTTATCTCCCTGGTTACGTTTTGGTGGAGGCTGCTCTGGTTGGTGAGGTCGCTCACCATCTGAGAAATACTCCTAATGTGATAGGATTCTTGGGTGGATCGGAAAAACCCGTTCCTCTGAGACAGTCGGAAGTGAATCGTATACTTGGTACAGTTGACGAATTGCAGGATGCCGGTGAAGAACTGAATATCCCGTATGTAGTCGGCGAGACTGTAAAAGTGAATTACGGTCCGTTCAGTGGCTTTAGCGGAATCATTGAAGAAGTGAATACCGAGAAGAAGAAACTGAAGGTCATGGTAAAGATATTCGGACGGAAGACTCCGCTCGAATTGGGCTTTATGCAAGTAGAAAAAGAATAG
- the secE gene encoding preprotein translocase subunit SecE, whose protein sequence is MKKIVAYFKETYDELVHKVSWPTYSELTNSAVVVLYASLLIALVVFAMDFCFQHLMEFVYPH, encoded by the coding sequence ATGAAGAAGATAGTAGCTTATTTTAAAGAAACTTACGACGAGCTTGTTCATAAAGTGTCGTGGCCTACGTATTCTGAACTTACTAACAGTGCAGTAGTTGTTTTATATGCTTCCCTGCTTATTGCACTGGTGGTATTTGCGATGGACTTCTGTTTCCAGCATTTAATGGAATTTGTTTATCCACATTAA